One Stenotrophomonas maltophilia DNA window includes the following coding sequences:
- a CDS encoding flagellin, translating to MAQVINTNTMSLNAQRNLGTSGANLATTIQRLSSGMRINSAKDDAAGLAISERFTTQIRGANQAARNANDGISLAQTAEGALGEIGNNLQRVRELAVQSRSATNSDSDRQALNAEVQLLKQEIQRVAEQTNFNGTNLLDGKFTSQAFQIGADQGQTINISQIANANISKLGSWTSASTNGSTAGVLPDGGAVKAEKSESVPAGTFATVASGTAYKLTVGNVTVVDEPTAGVTATAMQTALNDKADDFKKAGITVSGTVAGGDLKFSKADGTDLVITQTGGGFDGTGFAGTFTGVEAKAATYTATSFTITGNVDGKPGQAVTINLDAAKNAGDRATQTVNAINAKTHETGVTASLEDGKVMLTAKDGNFTVASSTNDAAGNAALKEQTGLTAEKTNNYAAGGAETGFAALDISSVGGADNAILAMDAALNSINSARADLGAIQNRFTSVVANLNTSSENMSAARSRIRDVDYASETAELTRNQILQQAGTAMLAQANQSSQNVLSLLR from the coding sequence ATGGCACAAGTCATCAACACCAACACCATGTCGCTGAACGCCCAGCGCAACCTGGGCACCAGCGGCGCCAACCTGGCCACCACCATTCAGCGCCTGTCCTCGGGCATGCGCATCAACAGCGCCAAGGACGATGCCGCCGGCCTGGCGATCTCCGAGCGCTTCACCACCCAGATCCGCGGCGCCAACCAGGCCGCCCGCAACGCCAACGACGGCATCTCGCTGGCCCAGACCGCCGAAGGCGCGCTGGGTGAGATCGGCAACAACCTGCAGCGCGTCCGCGAGCTGGCCGTGCAGTCGCGCAGCGCCACCAACTCCGATTCCGACCGCCAGGCCCTGAACGCCGAAGTGCAGCTGCTGAAGCAGGAAATCCAGCGCGTCGCCGAACAGACCAACTTCAACGGCACCAACCTGCTGGACGGCAAGTTCACCAGCCAGGCCTTCCAGATCGGCGCCGACCAGGGCCAGACGATCAACATCTCGCAGATCGCCAACGCCAACATCAGCAAGCTGGGTAGCTGGACCAGCGCATCCACCAATGGTTCGACTGCAGGTGTTCTTCCTGATGGCGGCGCAGTTAAGGCCGAGAAGTCCGAATCCGTGCCTGCGGGTACTTTCGCCACAGTGGCGTCTGGCACTGCGTACAAGCTGACGGTCGGTAATGTTACCGTTGTGGATGAGCCGACGGCTGGCGTCACTGCTACCGCTATGCAAACGGCTCTGAATGACAAAGCAGATGACTTCAAGAAGGCCGGCATCACCGTGAGCGGCACTGTGGCTGGCGGCGATCTTAAGTTCAGCAAGGCTGACGGCACCGATCTGGTGATCACCCAGACCGGCGGCGGCTTTGATGGCACCGGCTTCGCAGGTACGTTCACGGGTGTCGAAGCGAAGGCAGCTACGTACACTGCCACCAGTTTCACGATCACCGGCAACGTTGATGGCAAGCCCGGTCAGGCTGTAACGATCAACCTCGACGCTGCGAAGAACGCTGGCGACCGCGCCACGCAGACCGTCAACGCGATCAACGCCAAGACCCATGAAACCGGCGTGACTGCATCGCTGGAAGACGGAAAGGTCATGTTGACTGCCAAGGACGGCAACTTCACAGTGGCCTCCTCGACGAATGACGCTGCTGGCAACGCCGCGCTCAAGGAGCAGACAGGCCTGACTGCAGAAAAAACCAACAACTACGCCGCTGGCGGAGCGGAAACCGGCTTTGCTGCTCTGGACATCTCTTCGGTGGGCGGTGCAGACAACGCCATCCTGGCGATGGACGCAGCCCTGAACTCGATCAACTCCGCCCGCGCCGATCTGGGTGCGATCCAGAACCGCTTCACCTCGGTGGTTGCAAACCTGAACACCTCGTCGGAGAACATGTCGGCTGCCCGCAGCCGCATCCGCGACGTGGACTACGCTTCGGAAACCGCCGAGCTGACCCGCAACCAGATCCTGCAGCAGGCCGGTACCGCCATGCTGGCCCAGGCCAACCAGTCCAGCCAGAACGTGCTGAGCCTGCTGCGCTGA
- a CDS encoding flagellin — protein sequence MAQIINTNTMSLNAQRNLSTSSSSLATSIQRLSSGMRINSAKDDAAGLAISERFTTQIRGINQAARNANDGISLAQTAEGALGEVGNNLQRIRELAVQARSATNSASDRQALNAEVQLLKQEIQRVAEQTNFNGTSLLDGSFTNQAFQIGADQGQTINISQITNANVHMLGSWTSASTSASAQGVTPDGGAIKAVKSESGAAGAFAPVAAGTAYKLTVAGITIVDEATDAVAAADVDAKLTEKADELKKAGITVTGSAVGEDLKFSKADGSNLVITQTGGGFPAAIAGTFTGTEAKAANYAKTSFTITGTVNGAPGQPVTIDLDNAKTAAERATQMVNAINAKTHETGVSASLVDGTLQLTSKDANFTVGAIGTDQAAAKTALAQQTGLTADTTSNFAAGVAQVGFAELDISNQANADNAILAMDAALQSVNSARADLGAIQNRFTSTIANLNTNSENLSAARSRIRDVDYAQETAELTRGQILQQAGTAMLAQANQVPQNVLRLLQS from the coding sequence ATGGCACAGATCATCAACACCAACACCATGTCGCTGAACGCTCAGCGCAACCTGTCCACCAGCAGCAGCTCGCTGGCCACCTCGATCCAGCGCCTGTCCTCGGGCATGCGCATCAACAGTGCCAAGGACGACGCCGCCGGTCTGGCGATCTCCGAGCGTTTCACCACCCAGATCCGTGGCATCAACCAGGCCGCACGCAACGCCAACGACGGCATCTCGCTGGCGCAGACCGCTGAAGGCGCACTGGGCGAAGTCGGCAACAATCTGCAGCGCATCCGCGAACTGGCCGTTCAGGCCCGCAGCGCAACCAACTCGGCCTCGGACCGCCAGGCACTGAACGCCGAAGTGCAGCTGCTGAAGCAGGAAATCCAGCGCGTTGCCGAGCAGACCAACTTCAACGGCACCAGCCTGCTGGACGGCAGCTTCACCAACCAGGCCTTCCAGATCGGTGCGGACCAGGGCCAGACCATCAACATCTCGCAGATCACCAATGCGAATGTGCACATGCTGGGCAGCTGGACGAGTGCTTCGACGAGCGCCTCAGCACAGGGCGTCACGCCCGATGGCGGTGCCATCAAAGCTGTCAAGTCCGAATCCGGCGCGGCAGGTGCCTTTGCACCCGTGGCCGCTGGCACTGCCTACAAGCTCACCGTTGCCGGCATCACGATTGTTGACGAAGCGACTGACGCTGTTGCCGCCGCTGACGTTGATGCGAAGCTGACCGAGAAAGCAGATGAACTGAAGAAAGCTGGCATCACCGTCACCGGCTCAGCCGTTGGCGAAGACCTCAAGTTCAGCAAGGCGGATGGTTCCAACCTGGTCATCACCCAGACCGGTGGTGGCTTCCCCGCCGCGATTGCCGGAACCTTCACTGGCACCGAAGCCAAGGCAGCCAACTATGCCAAGACCAGCTTCACCATCACCGGCACGGTGAACGGTGCGCCGGGCCAGCCCGTCACCATTGATCTGGACAACGCCAAGACCGCCGCAGAGCGTGCGACGCAAATGGTCAACGCGATCAACGCCAAGACCCACGAAACCGGTGTAAGTGCCTCTCTCGTGGATGGAACACTGCAGCTCACGTCGAAGGACGCGAACTTCACCGTCGGCGCAATTGGCACCGACCAGGCCGCAGCCAAGACTGCATTGGCGCAGCAGACCGGCCTGACCGCAGACACTACCTCAAACTTTGCGGCTGGCGTTGCGCAAGTTGGCTTCGCCGAACTGGATATCTCCAACCAGGCCAACGCCGACAACGCCATCCTCGCCATGGATGCGGCACTGCAGTCCGTCAATTCCGCCCGCGCCGACCTCGGCGCGATCCAGAACCGCTTCACCTCGACCATCGCCAACCTGAACACCAATTCGGAGAACCTGTCCGCAGCACGCAGCCGCATCCGCGACGTTGACTACGCACAGGAAACCGCCGAGCTGACCCGTGGCCAGATCCTGCAGCAGGCTGGCACGGCCATGCTGGCCCAGGCCAACCAGGTACCGCAGAACGTACTGCGCCTGCTGCAGTCGTAA
- the flgL gene encoding flagellar hook-associated protein FlgL has translation MSSRISTGMMFNQSVSLMLAKQSKISHLEQQIATGSKITSAKDDPVAAGTAVGLDRVVAGLEQLGKNANSVQNRLGLQENALAQVNELMSRAVELSIQANSPVPKASDLKAIVSELKTIQESLLSLANSRDGSGRYLFGGSNDADAPFQRSGGTVTYSGDQNQRQVEVAPGQLVSDALPGSEIFMRIPTGDGRVDASAAAGNTGSGLLTSVSRDGSGSWAGGTLNVRFTGTAEGAYEVVDGTGTVVGNGTHKPGEDIVVGGVRMRIEGKPAAGDQFNVSDAGSRDIFSTLDKLVAALETDPSTESQRTALQNTLQSSIRDLNRASETMIDARAKGGAQLAAIDTAASAREATAVTVKSTLSTMRDLDYADAIGQYKLETAALQAAQTIFSQMQAMSLFNKIR, from the coding sequence ATGAGCAGCCGAATTTCCACCGGGATGATGTTCAACCAGTCGGTGTCGCTGATGCTCGCCAAGCAGTCGAAAATCAGCCACCTCGAGCAGCAGATCGCAACTGGCAGCAAGATCACCTCCGCCAAGGACGACCCCGTCGCTGCAGGTACGGCCGTTGGCCTGGACCGTGTCGTGGCCGGGCTCGAGCAGCTCGGCAAGAACGCCAACAGCGTGCAGAACCGCCTGGGCCTGCAGGAAAACGCCTTGGCTCAGGTCAATGAGCTTATGTCGCGCGCCGTGGAGTTGAGTATCCAGGCCAACAGCCCGGTGCCCAAGGCCAGTGACCTCAAGGCCATCGTGAGCGAGCTGAAGACCATCCAGGAAAGCCTGCTGTCGCTGGCCAATTCCCGGGATGGCAGCGGACGCTACCTGTTCGGTGGCAGCAACGATGCTGACGCCCCGTTCCAGCGGAGCGGCGGCACCGTGACCTACAGCGGTGACCAGAACCAGCGACAGGTGGAGGTGGCACCGGGCCAACTGGTCTCCGACGCCCTGCCCGGCAGCGAGATCTTCATGCGCATCCCCACCGGCGATGGTCGCGTGGATGCCAGCGCGGCCGCTGGCAACACCGGCAGTGGCCTGTTGACCTCGGTCAGCCGTGACGGCAGCGGCAGCTGGGCCGGCGGCACGCTCAATGTCCGCTTCACCGGCACTGCCGAAGGTGCCTATGAGGTGGTTGATGGCACCGGCACGGTGGTCGGCAACGGAACCCACAAACCCGGCGAGGACATTGTCGTTGGCGGTGTGCGCATGCGCATCGAGGGCAAGCCAGCCGCCGGTGATCAGTTCAACGTCAGCGACGCGGGTAGCCGCGACATCTTCTCCACCCTGGACAAACTGGTCGCCGCACTGGAAACCGACCCGTCCACCGAAAGCCAGCGCACGGCGCTGCAGAACACGCTGCAGTCCAGCATCCGCGACCTCAACAGGGCCTCGGAAACGATGATCGACGCCCGCGCCAAGGGCGGCGCCCAGCTGGCCGCCATCGATACCGCGGCCAGCGCCCGCGAAGCCACAGCCGTCACCGTCAAGAGCACGCTCTCGACGATGCGCGACCTCGATTACGCCGATGCCATCGGCCAATACAAGCTGGAGACCGCCGCCCTTCAAGCCGCCCAGACGATCTTCAGCCAGATGCAGGCGATGTCCCTGTTCAACAAGATCCGCTAG
- the flgK gene encoding flagellar hook-associated protein FlgK codes for MSSVLSTGTGALLAFQRALATTSHNVANINTPGYSRQKVDFATSDPQNYGFGDVGSGTRITDIRRAADQLAISRLLDSSGELARLKQLSGMADRVNALFSDPATNVAGSWSNFFDAVSGLSSNAAGTADRQSLLDGGKALASRFVQLNTQMNNLSSEVNNGLIAGATEVNRLAQEIAQINGAIGSNVANAAPDLLDRRDQLISQLIGYTGGTAVVQDGGVMNVYTAGGNALVVGTTASKVTTVTDPYQPERLQLALETQGNTITLDPKAVGGKIGGMLEFRDTVLTPAQAELGKLAVGLAESFNQAHHQGVDLYGKMGGDFFSIGNPRVTPNASNTGTGSLTATYGDLSKLEAQNIVLKFDGTQWQATRADTGATVALTGTGTAADPLVINGVRLVVGGTPATNDRFLLQPTAGVAGSLETAITDPSRIAAAAAVKGTAALANTGTGKLTGVAVNDVSNPNLRDPAAIVFTSATTYTINGGPPQTYTPGQTISANGWSFVLDGAPKVGDTFNISPTPAGSSDNSNAAKLAKVEDAKAFNGGTVTLNGALGGLTTQVGAAARSAEYSLDAQQVITDKAQAARDEISGVNLDEEAADMLRLQQAYQAASQLISTADNMFQTILGAVRR; via the coding sequence ATGTCCAGCGTACTTTCCACCGGTACTGGTGCCCTGCTCGCCTTCCAGCGTGCGTTGGCAACCACCAGCCACAACGTCGCCAACATCAACACCCCTGGCTACAGCCGGCAGAAGGTCGACTTCGCCACGTCTGATCCGCAGAACTACGGCTTTGGGGACGTTGGCAGCGGCACCCGCATCACCGATATCCGCCGTGCTGCCGACCAGCTGGCCATTTCGCGCCTGCTCGACAGCAGCGGCGAGCTGGCACGCCTGAAGCAGCTCTCGGGCATGGCCGACCGGGTGAATGCCCTGTTCTCGGACCCGGCCACGAATGTCGCCGGCTCCTGGTCCAACTTCTTCGACGCCGTCAGTGGCCTTTCGTCCAACGCGGCCGGCACGGCCGACCGGCAGAGCCTGCTCGATGGCGGCAAGGCCCTGGCAAGCCGCTTCGTGCAGCTCAACACGCAGATGAACAACCTGAGCAGCGAGGTCAACAACGGGCTCATTGCCGGCGCCACGGAAGTCAATCGCCTGGCGCAGGAGATTGCGCAGATCAACGGTGCCATTGGCAGCAACGTGGCCAACGCGGCGCCGGACCTGCTCGACCGTCGCGACCAGCTGATCTCGCAGCTGATCGGTTACACCGGTGGCACTGCCGTCGTCCAGGATGGCGGCGTGATGAACGTCTATACCGCAGGCGGCAACGCGCTGGTGGTGGGCACAACCGCGTCCAAGGTCACTACGGTGACCGATCCATACCAGCCCGAACGCCTACAACTGGCGCTGGAAACGCAGGGCAACACGATCACGCTCGATCCCAAGGCCGTGGGCGGAAAGATCGGCGGCATGCTCGAGTTCCGCGATACCGTGCTGACACCGGCCCAGGCCGAACTGGGCAAGCTCGCCGTCGGCCTGGCCGAGAGCTTCAACCAGGCGCACCACCAGGGTGTGGACCTGTACGGCAAGATGGGCGGCGACTTCTTCAGCATCGGCAACCCGCGCGTCACGCCCAACGCGAGCAATACCGGTACCGGCAGCCTCACTGCGACCTATGGTGACCTGTCCAAGCTGGAGGCACAGAACATCGTCCTCAAGTTCGACGGCACCCAGTGGCAGGCCACCCGCGCCGACACTGGCGCCACCGTTGCGTTGACCGGTACCGGCACGGCCGCCGATCCGCTGGTGATCAATGGTGTCAGGCTGGTGGTCGGCGGCACCCCGGCCACCAACGACCGCTTTCTCCTGCAGCCGACTGCGGGCGTCGCCGGAAGCCTGGAAACCGCCATCACCGATCCCTCCCGCATCGCCGCAGCGGCAGCGGTCAAGGGTACGGCTGCACTGGCCAACACCGGCACCGGGAAGCTGACCGGCGTCGCCGTCAACGACGTATCCAATCCGAACCTGCGCGACCCTGCCGCAATCGTGTTCACGTCGGCGACCACCTACACCATCAACGGTGGGCCGCCGCAGACCTACACGCCGGGCCAGACCATCAGCGCCAATGGATGGAGCTTCGTGCTGGACGGTGCGCCGAAGGTCGGCGACACCTTCAATATCAGCCCTACTCCAGCAGGCTCGTCGGACAACAGCAACGCGGCAAAACTGGCCAAGGTCGAGGACGCCAAGGCATTCAACGGCGGCACCGTCACCCTCAACGGCGCGCTGGGTGGATTGACCACGCAGGTCGGCGCGGCGGCACGTTCGGCCGAGTACTCGCTGGACGCGCAGCAGGTCATCACGGACAAGGCGCAGGCAGCCCGCGACGAGATCTCCGGCGTCAACCTGGATGAAGAAGCGGCCGACATGCTGCGGTTGCAGCAGGCCTACCAGGCCGCCTCGCAGCTGATCTCCACCGCCGACAACATGTTCCAGACCATCCTGGGAGCCGTCCGTCGATGA
- the flgJ gene encoding flagellar assembly peptidoglycan hydrolase FlgJ, whose amino-acid sequence MRINPAFDLHPAQQNDPAKIDKVARQLEGQFAQMLVKSMRDASFGDSLFPGENKMFREMYDQKIAEAMTRGKGLGLSGMISRQLSGQAAEGPALDTRVDPAKASRAYQLNAPAKPAPSLPLEDGSQAVRLLQQMAAGAQHGAQAAVAPMEQALDLIAGRESSSMHRSLGTDDPYIGSLQGEDWAASSDQWSATASNRGTAISPADAMATRTAVAQLGEHTPEGFVASIWQHAQSAAKELGVDARALVAQAALETGWGKRHIKHADGSTSHNLFGIKANGWNGQRAVAGTHEYVDGVRRNETASFRAYSSPAESFADYVRLLKTSPRYQQALQAGTDVQGFARGLQRAGYATDPRYAAKIAAIAGGPTIERAVSAVADAGSRLGQTFASTATAALGITRR is encoded by the coding sequence ATGCGCATCAATCCCGCATTCGATCTGCACCCGGCGCAACAGAACGATCCGGCCAAGATCGACAAGGTCGCGCGCCAGCTGGAAGGCCAGTTCGCGCAGATGCTGGTCAAGAGCATGCGTGACGCCAGCTTCGGCGACTCGCTGTTCCCTGGCGAGAACAAGATGTTCCGCGAGATGTACGACCAGAAGATTGCCGAGGCGATGACCCGCGGCAAGGGCCTGGGCCTGTCGGGCATGATCAGCCGGCAGCTGTCCGGCCAGGCCGCCGAGGGTCCGGCGCTGGATACCCGCGTGGACCCGGCCAAGGCCAGTCGTGCCTACCAGCTCAATGCACCGGCCAAGCCGGCACCGTCGCTGCCACTGGAAGACGGCAGCCAGGCGGTGCGCCTGCTGCAGCAGATGGCCGCCGGTGCGCAGCACGGTGCGCAGGCCGCGGTCGCGCCGATGGAACAGGCGCTGGACCTGATCGCCGGCCGTGAGAGCAGCAGCATGCACCGCTCGCTGGGCACCGACGATCCGTACATCGGCAGCCTGCAGGGCGAAGACTGGGCCGCCAGCAGCGACCAGTGGTCGGCCACCGCCAGCAATCGCGGCACCGCCATCAGCCCAGCCGATGCAATGGCCACTCGTACCGCCGTCGCCCAGCTGGGCGAGCACACCCCGGAAGGCTTCGTCGCCAGCATCTGGCAGCACGCGCAGAGTGCGGCCAAGGAACTGGGCGTGGATGCCCGCGCCCTGGTCGCCCAGGCGGCGCTGGAAACCGGCTGGGGCAAGCGGCACATCAAGCACGCCGATGGCAGTACTTCGCACAACCTGTTCGGCATCAAGGCCAATGGCTGGAACGGCCAGCGCGCCGTGGCCGGAACCCATGAGTATGTGGATGGCGTGCGCCGCAACGAGACCGCCAGCTTCCGCGCCTACAGCTCGCCGGCCGAGAGCTTCGCCGACTACGTGCGCCTGCTGAAGACCAGCCCGCGCTATCAGCAGGCCCTGCAGGCCGGCACCGACGTGCAGGGCTTCGCCCGCGGCCTGCAGCGCGCCGGCTATGCCACCGATCCGCGCTACGCGGCCAAGATCGCCGCGATCGCCGGCGGCCCGACCATCGAGCGCGCCGTCAGTGCCGTGGCCGATGCCGGCTCGCGCCTTGGCCAGACCTTCGCCAGCACCGCAACCGCGGCGCTGGGTATCACTCGTCGTTGA
- a CDS encoding flagellar basal body P-ring protein FlgI → MKLFLSFSWQRRVASFVALMLLVVAAPASAERIKDLAQVGGVRGNALVGYGLVVGLDGSGDRTSQAPFTVQSLKNLLGELGVNVPPNVNPQLKNVAAVAIHAELPPFAKPGQPIDITVSSIGNAVSLRGGSLLMAPLRGADGQIYAIAQGNLIVGGFGAQGKDGSRVSVNVPSVGRIPNGATVERALPDPLANGGDITLNLHNNDFTTVSRMVAALNNAFGEGAARAVDGVTVAVTAPTDPGARIGLLARIENLELTPGSAPAKVVVNSRTGTVVIGQQVRVGPAAISHGSLTVTIQENTNVSQPNALSGGRTVASPQSTITATNDGSRMFKFSGGTSLDEIVHAVNAVGAAPGDLIAILEALKQAGALSAELEVI, encoded by the coding sequence ATGAAACTCTTCCTCTCTTTTTCCTGGCAGCGCCGCGTGGCGTCGTTCGTCGCGCTGATGCTGCTGGTCGTGGCAGCCCCGGCCAGCGCCGAGCGCATCAAGGACCTGGCCCAGGTCGGCGGCGTGCGCGGCAATGCGCTGGTGGGTTACGGCCTGGTGGTCGGCCTGGATGGCAGCGGCGACCGCACCAGCCAGGCACCCTTCACCGTGCAGAGCCTGAAGAACCTGCTCGGCGAACTGGGCGTCAACGTGCCGCCCAACGTCAACCCGCAGCTGAAGAACGTGGCCGCCGTGGCGATCCACGCCGAACTGCCGCCGTTCGCCAAGCCGGGCCAGCCGATCGACATCACCGTGTCCTCGATCGGCAACGCGGTTTCGCTGCGGGGCGGTTCGCTGCTGATGGCGCCGCTGCGCGGTGCCGATGGCCAGATCTATGCCATCGCCCAGGGCAACCTGATCGTCGGCGGCTTTGGTGCGCAGGGCAAGGATGGTTCCCGTGTCTCGGTGAACGTGCCCAGCGTCGGCCGCATTCCCAACGGTGCCACGGTTGAACGCGCCCTGCCCGATCCGCTGGCCAACGGTGGCGACATCACCCTGAACCTGCACAACAACGACTTCACCACGGTCTCGCGCATGGTTGCCGCGCTCAACAACGCCTTCGGCGAAGGTGCGGCGCGTGCGGTCGACGGCGTGACTGTGGCCGTGACCGCGCCGACCGACCCGGGCGCGCGCATCGGCCTGCTGGCACGCATCGAGAACCTGGAGCTGACCCCGGGCAGCGCCCCGGCCAAGGTGGTGGTCAATTCGCGCACCGGCACCGTGGTCATCGGCCAACAGGTGCGCGTGGGACCGGCTGCGATCTCGCATGGTTCGCTGACCGTCACGATCCAGGAAAACACCAACGTCAGCCAGCCCAATGCACTGTCCGGCGGCCGCACCGTGGCCAGCCCGCAGTCGACCATCACCGCCACCAACGACGGCAGCCGCATGTTCAAGTTCAGCGGCGGCACCAGCCTGGACGAGATCGTGCACGCGGTGAACGCGGTAGGCGCGGCACCGGGCGATCTCATCGCGATCCTGGAAGCCCTGAAGCAGGCCGGCGCATTGAGTGCCGAGCTTGAGGTGATCTGA
- the flgH gene encoding flagellar basal body L-ring protein FlgH: MSPISNFARTALACAVAALLGGCVIAGDVRPYPTMAPIQPIMPPQAQPTAGAIYAAGPTLQLYSDRRARDVGDLLTITLLENTTAQTSANTATNKESNLSLGTPSILGAPVTLGGKDILSASAAGKRDFTGKGNSAQSNRLQGSVTVTVVQRLPNGNLVVQGQKNLRLNQGDELVQVQGIVRPGDISQDNTIPSSRVAEARIVYGGRGPVAQSNAMGWLSRFFNSGLTPF; this comes from the coding sequence ATGTCGCCCATTTCCAACTTCGCCCGCACTGCCCTCGCCTGCGCCGTGGCCGCCCTGCTCGGTGGCTGCGTGATCGCGGGCGACGTGCGTCCCTACCCGACGATGGCACCGATCCAGCCGATCATGCCGCCGCAGGCCCAGCCGACCGCCGGTGCCATCTACGCCGCCGGCCCGACCCTGCAGCTGTATTCGGACCGGCGCGCGCGCGATGTGGGCGACCTGCTGACCATCACCCTGCTGGAAAACACCACCGCGCAGACCAGTGCGAATACCGCCACGAACAAGGAATCGAACCTGAGCCTGGGCACACCGTCCATTCTCGGCGCACCGGTCACCCTTGGCGGCAAGGACATCCTCAGCGCGTCGGCAGCAGGCAAGCGTGACTTCACCGGCAAGGGCAACAGCGCGCAGAGCAACCGCCTGCAGGGCAGCGTCACGGTCACCGTGGTGCAACGCCTGCCCAACGGCAACCTGGTGGTACAGGGGCAGAAGAACCTGCGGCTGAACCAGGGCGATGAACTGGTGCAGGTGCAGGGCATCGTCCGTCCCGGCGACATCAGCCAGGACAACACCATTCCTTCCAGCCGCGTGGCCGAGGCCCGCATCGTCTACGGCGGTCGCGGCCCGGTTGCGCAGTCCAACGCGATGGGTTGGCTGAGCCGCTTCTTCAACTCCGGCCTGACGCCGTTCTGA
- the flgG gene encoding flagellar basal-body rod protein FlgG yields the protein MNQALWIAKTGLDAQQMRMSVVSNNLANTNTTGFKQDRASFEDLLYQQVRQPGGSSSAQTQLPTGLQLGTGVRVVATAKNFEQGGQQQTGRALDVMVNGRGFFEVQMPDGSSAYTRDGSFKINQDSELVTNSGYPVQPGIQIPEGAQSVTIGTDGTISVKMADGAASVEVGALTLTDFVNPAGLQARGENLFLETTASGPAQNGNPGLNGLGTVVQGALEGSNVNVVEELVSMIETQRAYEMNAKAISTTDSMLGYLNNKL from the coding sequence ATGAACCAGGCATTGTGGATCGCGAAAACCGGACTGGATGCGCAGCAGATGCGCATGTCGGTGGTTTCCAACAACCTCGCCAACACCAACACCACCGGCTTCAAGCAGGACCGTGCCAGTTTTGAAGACCTGCTGTACCAGCAGGTCCGCCAGCCCGGCGGCTCCTCCTCGGCGCAGACGCAGCTGCCCACTGGCCTGCAGCTGGGTACCGGCGTGCGCGTGGTTGCCACCGCCAAGAATTTTGAACAGGGCGGCCAGCAGCAGACCGGCCGCGCCCTGGACGTGATGGTCAACGGCCGCGGCTTCTTCGAGGTTCAGATGCCTGATGGCAGCTCGGCCTACACCCGTGATGGCTCGTTCAAGATCAACCAGGACAGCGAGCTGGTCACCAACAGCGGCTATCCGGTGCAGCCGGGCATCCAGATTCCCGAAGGCGCGCAGTCGGTGACCATCGGGACCGACGGCACCATCAGCGTGAAGATGGCCGACGGTGCGGCGTCGGTGGAAGTGGGTGCGCTGACCCTGACCGACTTCGTCAATCCGGCCGGCCTGCAGGCCCGCGGCGAGAACCTGTTCCTGGAGACCACCGCTTCTGGTCCGGCACAGAACGGCAACCCCGGGCTCAACGGCCTCGGCACTGTGGTGCAGGGTGCGCTGGAAGGCAGCAACGTCAACGTGGTGGAAGAGCTGGTGTCGATGATCGAAACCCAGCGCGCTTACGAGATGAACGCCAAGGCGATCTCCACCACCGATTCGATGCTCGGCTACCTCAACAACAAGCTCTGA
- a CDS encoding flagellar basal body rod protein FlgF yields MDKALYVAMTGARASLQAQGTLSHNLANSDTPGFKEALANTEAFPIRGPGFASRVDALHVDAGFNRTPGSQHITGKPLDLSLQTGTWLAVQSSDGSEAYTRGAALSVTPNGQLVTSSGRTVLDDNNNPIAIPPYQAMEIGADGTISIIPQGEGPQTMAQIGRIKVVQAPDERLERGLDGLFRNTDPLQPFAPAQGTAVHSGQLEGSNVDAAGALVQMIQLQRQYEMQVQVIKHGDENARSANSMLRLGS; encoded by the coding sequence ATGGATAAAGCTCTTTACGTGGCGATGACCGGTGCCCGCGCCTCCCTGCAGGCGCAGGGCACGCTCAGCCACAACCTCGCCAACTCCGACACCCCCGGCTTCAAGGAAGCGCTGGCCAACACCGAAGCCTTCCCGATCCGCGGCCCGGGCTTTGCCTCGCGGGTGGATGCGCTGCATGTGGACGCCGGGTTCAACCGCACGCCCGGCTCGCAGCACATCACCGGCAAGCCTCTGGATCTGTCCCTGCAGACCGGCACCTGGCTGGCCGTGCAGTCCAGTGACGGCAGCGAGGCGTACACCCGTGGCGCCGCGCTGTCGGTGACGCCGAACGGCCAGCTGGTGACCTCCAGCGGCCGCACGGTACTGGATGACAACAACAACCCGATCGCCATTCCGCCCTACCAGGCGATGGAGATCGGTGCCGACGGCACGATCTCGATCATTCCGCAGGGCGAAGGTCCGCAGACCATGGCGCAGATCGGTCGCATCAAAGTGGTGCAGGCACCGGATGAACGACTGGAGCGTGGCCTGGATGGCCTGTTCCGCAACACCGACCCGCTACAGCCGTTCGCACCGGCACAGGGCACGGCCGTGCACAGCGGCCAGCTGGAAGGCAGCAACGTGGATGCCGCTGGCGCGCTGGTGCAGATGATCCAGCTTCAGCGCCAGTACGAAATGCAGGTGCAGGTGATCAAGCACGGCGACGAAAACGCGCGCAGCGCCAACAGCATGCTGCGCCTGGGCAGCTGA